One Fontisphaera persica DNA window includes the following coding sequences:
- a CDS encoding SDR family oxidoreductase produces the protein MSMDLFSLKGEVAVAIGAGGVLAGAMAEGFAMAGARVAVVDLRLEAAQACAQRIQQNGGVAQAFAANAMEKESLEQARQAIEAALGPATILLNAAGGNDPKVTVTPDNPFENIPIENWRRNFDLNLVAGALFPCQVFGPGMVARRKGSIINIASVSAHIPLSRVVSYSASKAAVLNLTRFLAREWAPYGVRVNTITPGFFPADQNRRLLFNEDNTPTERTRQIWSHTPMNRFGEAHELVGAAIFLASPAASSFVTGADIRVDGGFLAQTI, from the coding sequence ATGAGCATGGATTTGTTTTCACTGAAAGGCGAGGTGGCCGTGGCCATTGGCGCGGGCGGGGTGCTTGCCGGCGCCATGGCGGAAGGTTTTGCCATGGCCGGGGCCCGGGTGGCGGTGGTGGATTTGCGGCTGGAAGCCGCGCAGGCTTGCGCGCAGCGCATACAACAAAACGGCGGGGTGGCCCAGGCCTTTGCCGCCAATGCCATGGAAAAGGAGAGCCTGGAACAGGCGCGCCAGGCCATCGAGGCCGCGCTGGGGCCGGCCACCATCCTGCTCAACGCGGCGGGGGGCAACGACCCCAAGGTGACCGTCACGCCGGACAATCCGTTTGAAAACATTCCCATTGAAAACTGGCGGCGCAACTTTGACTTGAACCTGGTGGCGGGCGCGCTTTTTCCCTGCCAGGTTTTCGGGCCGGGCATGGTGGCGCGCCGCAAGGGCAGCATCATCAACATCGCCTCGGTGTCGGCGCACATTCCGCTTTCCCGCGTGGTCTCCTATTCCGCGTCCAAGGCGGCGGTGCTGAATCTGACCCGTTTTCTGGCGCGGGAATGGGCGCCTTATGGGGTGCGCGTCAACACCATCACGCCGGGCTTTTTCCCGGCGGACCAAAACCGGCGGCTGTTGTTCAACGAGGACAACACCCCCACGGAGCGCACGCGCCAGATTTGGAGCCATACGCCGATGAATCGTTTTGGGGAGGCGCATGAGCTGGTGGGCGCGGCCATCTTTCTGGCCAGCCCGGCGGCCAGCTCGTTTGTCACCGGCGCGGATATTCGCGTGGACGGCGGTTTTCTGGCGCAGACCATCTGA